The [Clostridium] celerecrescens 18A genomic sequence AGAAGGTGAATTCGCTACCATGAACGGCTGGGAGGCAGAATCCGATGCGGCAAACCTCTTAAACGGTCTGGGAATCGATACAGATCTTCACTACAAATATATGAGTGAATTAAACGGTGCTGAAAAGGTTAAGGTGCTTCTTGCCCAGGCTCTGTTCGGAAACCCGGACATCCTGCTTCTTGACGAGCCTACCAACCATTTGGATCTGGATGCCATTGCATGGCTTGAGGAATTCCTTATTAACTTTGAAAATACGGTTATCGTGGTTTCCCATGACCGTTACTTCTTAAATAAAGTCTGCACCCATATTGCAGACATTGATTACAGTAAAATCCAGCTTTATGCAGGTAACTACGACTTCTGGTATGAGTCCAGCCAGCTGATGGTAAAGCAGATGAAGGAAGCCAACCGGAAAAAGGAAGAAAAGATCAAGGAGCTGCAGGAATTTATCCAGCGTTTCTCCGCCAATGCTTCCAAATCCAAGCAGGCAACTTCCAGAAAGCGTGCGTTGGAGAAAATCGAGCTGGATGACATCAAACCCTCCAGCCGTAAATATCCATACATTGATTTCCGCCCGGCCCGTGAAATTGGCAATGAGGTTATAAGTGTTAATAATTTATCAAAGACCATTGACGGAGTAAAGGTTTTAGACAATATCTCCTTTACCTTAACCCGTGAGGATAAGGTGGCTCTGGTGGGACCCAATGAGATGGCAAAGACCATTCTCTTCAAGATTCTTTCAGGGGAAATGGAGCCTGATGAGGGCGATTACAAATGGGGCCTTACCACCAGCCAGTGCTATTTCCCGAAGGACAATACAGCGGAGTTTGCTAACGATGATACCATCGTTGACTGGCTGACCCAGTATTCTCCGGAAAAGGAAGCCACTTATGTGCGGGGATTCCTTGGCCGTATGCTGTTTGCCGGAGAAGATGGCGTAAAAAAGGTACGGGTATTGTCCGGTGGAGAAAAGGTGCGCTGCATGCTTTCCAAGCTGATGATTTCCGGAGCTAACGTACTGATGCTCGACGAGCCTACGGACCACTTGGATATGGAGTCTATCACGGCACTTAATAATGGTCTGGTAAAATTCCAGGGAGTTCTGATTTTCTCCTCCCGTGACCATCAGATCGTTGAGACAACGGCTAACCGTATTATGGAAATCGTAAATGGACAGCTGATCGATAAAATCACCACCTATGATGAGTATCTGGCAAGTGATGAGATGGCTCGTAAGAGACAGGTATTTACTTTGACTGAGGAGCAGGTAGAAGAGAATAAATAGACCATGTTTCAATGAGGTAGCAGTCTGGCACTTAAGATGTCAGACTGCATCTTTTTATTTAGAGGAACAGAAGGAATCTCAGGAAACAATAATATTTTTTATGTAAGAGGTTTCGGAAATATCAGAAAAATAGTATGATAGAAAAAAGGCGGATAAATTAACCGCAGCGAAAGGATTTGAAATGACCATGGTTACGATGGAAGAGGTTGCTAAGGCTGCACATGTGTCGCGTGCTACTGTATCAAGAGTTTTATCGAATCATCCATCAATCAAGATGGAAACTCGAAGCAATGTCATGTATTGGGTAAAGAAACTGGGATATGAGCCGAATCAGGTGGCACAGAGCCTGGCGGGAAACAGGACCAATATCATCGGCGTATTATTTTCTGATTTATCTAATCCTCTGTATGCTTCTTTAATGACAGCAATCGTACATGAAGCTGAGAAATACGGATATAATGTTATTTTAGGTGATGCCCAGAGGGAAAGGGCAAGGGAAACCAATATTATTAATGGATTTAAACGACGCAAAGTAGATGGAATAATCGTAAGGCCCATAGGAACGCCCAATAAAAAATTATACAGCGGAATTAATATACCTATGGTAAGCCTTTTTAAACAGACGGAAAAGAAAAATATCATAATCAGCTCAGAAGAGGGAGGCATTCAGGTAGCAAGGCATTTCCTGGAATTAGGACATAAAAATATCGGTTATATAGGACCTTTAAAATCCCTGGCCGGAAACAATAAGTTAGAGGGGTTTCGGTCTGAGCTTGATAAAAGCGGACTGAAATTAAAAGCTGTTCTTGAATGCAACCAGCATGAAACAGTAGAAAACCAGAGAGCCTATGAAATCATCAGTCAGTATTTTAAGACCCATGATCCAGGTAAAATCTCAGCATGGTTTGCCCATAGTGATATTGCGGCAAGTGATGTAATCAAATCTCTGGCTGAACATGGACTGCAGGTACCGAAAGATGCGATTGTCTGTGGCTATAATAATACCCTTTTAGCCAAAAAGATGATCCCCACACTATCTTCGGTGGCATCACCAATAGAAGAAATTGCAGGGAAAGCGGTCAGCATGGTTCTTAATGGCATAGACGGAAATACGGAGGAGGAACTGATTAATTTATCCCCCAGACTGGTAATACGTGAATCCACCTCCAGAGGTTTATTCAAATAGCACAAAAAAATAATGTAAAATACGTCATCATATATAAATTGCATGTGCCGTCTTGACAGTTTGCCTCTTATGTTATATTCTTTATACATGCAAATGAACGCGCGTACATTGTTGCAGAGAATAGGAGGATAAGATGAGTAAAGAGAGACAGACAGCAGAACAGATCCTGCTTCATATCGGTGGTCAGGAAAATATTTTAAACGTAGAACATTGTGCCACAAGATTAAGACTTGTTTTGAAAGATGAAACAAAATTCAATAAGAAAGAAATTGAAGCAATTGACGGTGTAAAAGGAAGTTTTCTGGCATCAGGGCAGCATCAGATTATTTTGGGAACGGGGTTTGTTAATAAGGTATTTGCAGAGGTAATAGATATTACAAAGATGGACAATGGTAAAATGATACCAAAGTCTGAGGCTGCAGCGGTTCACATGAACGTATTCCAGAAGGCTTCCAGGCTGCTTGGAGATGTATTTCTGCCCATTATACCTATTTTAGTAGCGACAGGCCTTTTTATGGGCCTTCGCAGCCTCATTACCAATCTGGGGGTAGAATTGGACCCTACTTTCCTGGCTTTATCCCAGGTGCTGATTGATACTGCATTTGCTTTCCTTCCGGCACTGGTTACTTATTCTGTTATGAAAAGATCTGGAGCTTCGCCTGCACTTGGGATTGTAATAGGTCTCATGCTGGTGGCACCTCAGCTTCCCAATGCCAATCAGGTGGCCAGCGGGAAAATTGATCCGATTTATTTAAGCTTACTTGGTCTGAACATACCAATTTTAGGTTATCAGGGATCCGTGCTTCCCGCATTAATGCTGGGTGTAATTTCAGCTAAGATCGAAAAGTGGCTTAGAAAGGTTGTGCCGGATGTTCTGGATCTGATCATCACACCATTTGTTACGTTGTTTTCCAGTATGGTGATAGGTCTGGTTGTAATAGGACCTATTATGCATATTGTTGAAAAAGGACTGGTAGAGGCAATTTCTTTTTTGATGAACATACCCCTGGGTATCGGCGGATTTGTCGTTGGAGCGCTGCAGCAGGCGGTGGTGATCACTGGGCTTCATCATACGTTTAAGGCTCTTGAGGTTGAACTTCTGGCAAACACGGGCTCCAATCCGTTCAATGCTCTGGTGTGCGGCGCTATTGTGGCACAGGGAGCAGCAGGGATTGCGGCTGCTTTAAAAACAAGGAATAAGAAACAAAAATCACTGTATCTCACTTCGGTTCTGCCTGCGTTTTTAGGAATCACCGAGCCGTTGATATTCGGCGGAAATTTACCCAGGCTTACCCCGTTTATATGCGGATGCATTGGAGGAGGTTTTGCCGGTATGTTCTCTTCTTTCGTGGGGCTTGCCGGAACTGGCATGTCTATTACAGCATTACCAGGTATTCTGCTTTATTTAAATGGACAGCTTGGAAAATATTTAATTGCATGTGCCATAGGATTTGTAGTGGCCTTTGTTTTGACCTATATATTCTATAAGACAGAAGAATAATTAATGATTAATAAGGAGTATCATGGAACGATTATATAATAACATAACGCTGCCGGATCTCTGGCCGCCCCATAACAGGGAGGAAACGCTGGATAAGCCCTTAAGAGTTCCATATCTGCAGGAAAAGCCGGAGTATGTTGATATATCGGTTGGCAGGCAATTATTTATAGATGACTTTCTGATCAGCGAAACGGACCTGATCAGGGAATTTGGTAAGCCTGAAATACCGGATCAGCCTGTTTTATGGCCTCAAACCACCATGGAGCTGAACGATGGTTATTGTACATGTGCCTGCCCTTTTAATGGCGGAGTGTTTTATGATGCTCAAAGCCGGAAATTTAAAATGTGGTATCATGCAGGATGGTTCGATGGAAGTGCTTATGCGGAAAGTGATGATGGATTTAAGTGGAAGCGGTTAAGTGAGATTTCTCCTTCAGGGAATTCTGACCGGATACTGGAACACATTCCGGGTTATTTGAGGGATGGAGATGCCGTATGGGTGGATGAGTATGCCAAGACCCCGGATGAGAAATATAAGATGCTGGTATTTTATCGGTGTTTTTCTGAGGATTTTAAATATTATCATCTTAAGCCAAAACATGCGCATGATGATCCCACATCTGTTCCGCCTGAGGAAATAACGGTATTATATAAGTCAGCAGACGGGATACACTGGACAGAAGTATGCAAAACAAGCCCTTCAGGGGATAATACAACATTTTTTTATAATCCGTTTCGTAAAAAGTGGATTTACAGCATGAGGACTTTTTCGGAACTGGACAGTAGAGTGAGAGTACGCAGTTATTATGAAACGGATGACTTTTATAAGGGCAGTCAGTGGCGAAGCAAAGATTTAAGCTTTTGGGCCAGAACCGATATTTATGATAAACCCGACAGGGATCTGGGATATTATACACAGCTGTATAATTTGGATGCAGTGGCGTATGAAAGCGTAATGCTCGGCATTTATTCCGTATTTATGGGACCTCCCAATTTTGTATGTGAAAAGACAGGATTGCCGAAAATCAATGACTTAAAGCTAGCATTCAGCAGAGATGGCTTTCATTTTGACAGACCTACGTATGAGGATTTTATAAGTTCCTCTAGACAGGAAGGAAGCTGGGACTACGGATATCTCCATCCTGCAAACGGTATCTGCACGGTGGTGGGGGACGAGTTATATTTTTACTATTCTGCTTTTTCTGGAGATTCTCCGAATTTCGGCAGTCATAAATATTCCGGAGGAGCAGTAGGCGTTGCCAGACTAAGGCGGGATGGGTTCGCTGCAATGAAAGCGGAAGATACAGAAGGTACTTTAACGACAGAGTTATTAAAATATCAGGGAGAGTACCTGTTTGTAAATGCACAATGCACCGAAGGCTGGATGGCTGCCGAAATTCTGGATCCGGATGGAAATGTAATACCGGGATACTCCAGGCAGGATTGCTGTCTGATGAAGGAAGATAAGACGAAATTCCAAATAAAGTGGCGGGATAAACAAACTTTAAAAGACGTTGCTCCGGATAAAGTAAAAATCCGGTTTATCCTGTACAATGCTGCAATATTTGCTTTCTGGATTACAGACAGTAAAGAAGGAAAAAGCCACGGTTATCTTGGGGCAGGCTCTCCGGGGCTTACGTCCGGGAACAAAGATGACTGAAAGACATGAATAAAAGTGATCCGGGTGCCGGCAAAGCAGGGGATTCATCCTGCTGGACGGGAAGCCTCCGAACGGATGGTTATAATACCATCTGTCCGGGGGTTTTTTCTCTTTACAGAGAGTCCGTAATTGCACAAAGTTCTCCTATGTCGTATAATCTTTTTGAAAGGAGGTGAGAACAATTGATACCATCGATTATTATGCCTATGCTTCCCATATGAGAGGCTGGAATCCTCAGTTTAAGGCGGTGACAGCAGTAGCTTCCCTGCTCTTTTGCATCGGGGCGAATGACAGGAAGGTGTCGGTGATGGTGCTTTTCATTATGTCTGCTATTACCATATTGGCAGGCGGCGTTCCCTGGAAAAATTATCTGGCCCTTCTTAAGATCCCTCTTGCATTTCTCCTTTTGGGCACAGCAGCCATTGTCATCGACATATCATCGGTACCCCATGGACGGGCGCTTGTTTCTGTTTCTGGAGTTTCCCTGTATCTGACAGAAGGCGGGCCGGAGCTTGCTATAGGTCTGATCTTAAAGGCGCTTGCCGCTTTAAGTACCATGTATATGCTAATGCTTTCCACTCCGGCAAGCGAGATCATCTGTGTGTTCCGAAGGCTTCATGTCCCCAAAATAATTCTGGAACTGATGAACATGATTTACCGGTTTATCTTCGTAATGATGGATACCCAGTGCTTCATGAAGCAGGCGGCCGAGTCAAGGCTGGGGTACTGCGATTTCAAGACTTCCTGCCGCTCCTTTGGAAGCACGGCCGGAAATCTGTTCGTGGTTTCCTTAAAAAAGGCCAATACCTATTATGATGCACTGACTGCCCGCTGCTATGACGGAGAGCTTTTGTTTCTGGAAGAGGAAAAAGGGGTAAAAGGGTGGCAGCTTTGGGCGGCAGCGGGTTATTTTATGGTCCTGTTATGGGTGCGTCTGCTGGCTTAACCGGCTTGTGGGACAGAAACAACAGAAGAAGGAGGTGAGGGATGATGGAGCAAATACTTTTGCAGGCAGAAAACCTGTGCTATTCCTATGGACAGGGCAAGCAGGTTTTAAAGGATATCAATATAACCGTGAGAAAGGGAGAGAAAATCGTGATTCTTGGTTCTAACGGTGCAGGTAAATCCACCTGCTTTCTCAATTTAAACGGCGTATACCGTCCGGATTCCGGAAGGATTCTTTACCGCGGGGAGGTGATAGGAAAAAAGGATTTAAATGAGCTGAGAAAAAATGTAGGGATCGTCTTTCAGGATGCGGACAATCAGATCATCGCTTCTACAGTGTTTGCAGAGGTATCCTTTGGCCCGATGAATTTAAAGCTTCCGAGAGAGGAAGTGAAGAAACGGGTGGAGGAGGCCCTGGAATACATGAATTTAGGGTCGATGAGGGACCGGCCGCCCCACTATTTAAGCGGGGGGGAGAAAAAGCGTGTCAGCATAGCCGATATCATAGCCATGGAATCCGAGGTGGTCATATTTGACGAGCCTACTGCCTCTCTGGATCCGGTCAATGTGGAAATGTTAGAAGGTGTTCTGGATAAGATGAATGAGATGGGGAAAACTCTTTTGATTTCAACCCATGATGTGGATTTTGCCTACCGTTTTGCAGACCGGGCGGTGATATTTGCCGGGGGGCGCATCATAGCAGACGGTCCGGTGAGGGAAGTGTTTGAGGATGATGAAGTATTAAATCAGGCCAATTTAAAAAGGCCGGTTCTTTTAGAGGTTTATAACAGCCTGGTGAGGCACCGCATTTTAGAAGAAGGCGGGGACTCTCCCAGAGATGCCGGAGAACTGGAAATGCTCTTACAAACACAAAGAAATTGACAGAAACGTATGAAACAGCTACAATACTACATATCATATGAAAGGTGCCTGTGAAAATTCTCCGCAGGATAATAGGGAAAAGGGTGCAAATCCCATACGGTCCCGCCGCTGTAAGTGGGGAGCAGGGCTCAATAAATCACTGGGAAACCGGGAAGAGGAGCTGCTGTGAAGATACACGAGTCAGAAGACCTGCCTTTCATAAGGAAGTTCGATTCGCCTTTGGCTCATCGAACGGCTAATTTACTAATTCAGGCTACGCCTTCATTAAGTAAATTATGCCTGCGATGCATCTGGTTACGAGCGATGACCAGATGCCGGGAAGTCTTTTTGTTGTATAAAGATTTACCCTGTGAGCGCCGGTCTGATGAGTGGGAATCATCGGAATCAGGTGCTTATTTTATTGGAACACCCTTCGGGTATACCTTTACCTCCGATAAAGCGGGATGGGCCTTACCCAAAAAGCTGGGTGGAAAACGGAAAGGAGAATGAAAATGAGTAAGAAAGAAAAAAGAGTCATGAAACTTGTCATTGCATTTGCCCTGGCCTTTGGAATTGTTCCAAGCGCCTATGGAATGCACATTATGGAGGGGTATCTTCCAGTGGGATACTGTATCGCCTGGGGGGCCATTTGCGTACCGTTTCTGGCAGCGGGATTCTTCTCCATCAGGAAGAGGCTTCAGGAGAACAGGAAAACCATCACCATACTGGCTATGTCGGGAGCTTTTATTTTTGTCATATCATCCTTAAAGATCCCGTCCGTAACCGGAAGCTGTTCCCATATGACAGGAACCGGCCTTGGAGCACTTTTATTCGGGCCGTCCGCAGTCAGTATTCTGGGAATGATCGTGCTGATATTCCAGGCCATATTACTGGCCCACGGCGGACTTACGACGCTGGGAGCCAATACCTTTTCCATGGCAATTGCAGGACCGTTCGTCTCTTTTGGAATTTATAAATTATTAAAAATGCTGAAGGTAAATAAACTGGTCAGTATTTTCCTGGCAGCAATGATCGGTGACCTGTTTACATATTGTGCAACTGCCATTCAGCTTGCACTTGCTTATCCATCGGAAGCAGGCGGCGTATTTGCTTCTACCGTTAAGTTTTTAGGGGTATTTGCACCAACCCAGCTTCCCCTAGCAATTATTGAGGGAATCCTCACCACAGTGATCATCATCACACTTGAAACGTATGCACTTCCGGAACTGAAGGCAATTGGATTTTCAAAGGAGGTTCAGTAATATGACCAGTAAAAACAAAACGATCGTAGCAACTCTCCTGATTTTAGCTTTCCTGATTGCAGCGGTTCCCCTCTTTGCCTTAAAGGGAGCCGAATTCGGCGGTTCTGATGATGCAGGAAGCCAGATGATATCGGAGATCCAGGGAACGGAATATGAGCCATGGTTTACACCGGTCATGGAAACCTTCATCGATGGAGAGCTTCCCGGAGAAGTGGAAAGCCTGCTCTTTTGTATCCAGACCGGTATCGGTGTTGGCGTTCTGGCCTTTTTTATGGGACGGTTCGTGGAACGGAAGAAATGGCAGGAAAAAGGGAAATAATGAGATAGGATAAGAATTTAATAGGATAAAAGCTGATAGAGGGTGTCTTAGAGGAAAAAACCTTTAAGACACCCTCAAATTACAATGCTATATATGCATTTCATTTACATGAATAATCGCGCCTAATATATTAGAATCATTATTATAACTGCATTTATCAATTCTAGTTGTTATAAATTCCTCGCCCTTAAAATAGCTCTTACAAGTGCTCTGAAACTTTTCTCTGACAGCTTTGATAAACCAGGCTTCTTCTGAAACTCCTCCGCCGATACATATGATTTCCGGATTATAAAATACAGCAATTGTCAGCAATTGAATGGATATATTATTAATCCATTCATCAACTGCTTCTTTAGCAGTTATATCTCCATGTAAATATTTATCACATACTTCGTTTCCATAGATAACCTTATCTTCTGAAGTTAACTTACTGTTATATATTTTAATCAAAGCTGTCATAGAGCAATAATCCCCTTGACAGTCAAGAGCCCCAGTTTTAAAATTCATGAATGGCAAGTGGTGAAATTCTCCCGCATAGCCATCCTTACCATATATAACACCTTTCTCATCACATAAACACCCGCCGGTGCCTGTTCCGATGATTAAAAATGCAGAAGAGCGGCTCCCTTTTGCATTTCCTATTTTAAATTCACAAAGGCCGGCGGATTTGGCATCATTGATTGTTGCCACCTTCTTATTTGTCCTTTTTCCTATTTCACAATTAACATTGCTATCCTTCATGATACATACATTTGCAGCAGCATAAGATTTTACATTGGAATTTTCATCAATGAGCCCTGGAGCGCTTACTCCTATATTTTTTATTGAGTTAAGGTCTCTTATATTTGAACATATGTAATCATAAAATTCATGTATGCTGTCAAACTTCTGGGTTTTAGCTTTCCAACGGTCAACAATATGGTACGTTTCATCTGCTAATGCATATTTAATAAATGTTCCGCCTATATCAATCCCTAAACAATATTCCATATCCCTCTCCTTAGCCCACTGATTATTCTTTTATTCTGTGAAACGAATACTATGAAAACACTTTCCCCTTCATTATTATTAGAATATCTCAAAAGAAGTGGATTCGTCAACGGGAAAATGATATACTATTTCTATCTTTTATAAGAGGTGAAAAACAATGAAAAAAATGATTTCTTGGAATGTAAACGGCCTTCGCGCCTGCGTGGAAAAGGGCTTTTTG encodes the following:
- the cbiQ gene encoding cobalt ECF transporter T component CbiQ, encoding MRTIDTIDYYAYASHMRGWNPQFKAVTAVASLLFCIGANDRKVSVMVLFIMSAITILAGGVPWKNYLALLKIPLAFLLLGTAAIVIDISSVPHGRALVSVSGVSLYLTEGGPELAIGLILKALAALSTMYMLMLSTPASEIICVFRRLHVPKIILELMNMIYRFIFVMMDTQCFMKQAAESRLGYCDFKTSCRSFGSTAGNLFVVSLKKANTYYDALTARCYDGELLFLEEEKGVKGWQLWAAAGYFMVLLWVRLLA
- a CDS encoding energy-coupling factor ABC transporter ATP-binding protein, which gives rise to MEQILLQAENLCYSYGQGKQVLKDINITVRKGEKIVILGSNGAGKSTCFLNLNGVYRPDSGRILYRGEVIGKKDLNELRKNVGIVFQDADNQIIASTVFAEVSFGPMNLKLPREEVKKRVEEALEYMNLGSMRDRPPHYLSGGEKKRVSIADIIAMESEVVIFDEPTASLDPVNVEMLEGVLDKMNEMGKTLLISTHDVDFAYRFADRAVIFAGGRIIADGPVREVFEDDEVLNQANLKRPVLLEVYNSLVRHRILEEGGDSPRDAGELEMLLQTQRN
- a CDS encoding energy-coupling factor ABC transporter permease yields the protein MSKKEKRVMKLVIAFALAFGIVPSAYGMHIMEGYLPVGYCIAWGAICVPFLAAGFFSIRKRLQENRKTITILAMSGAFIFVISSLKIPSVTGSCSHMTGTGLGALLFGPSAVSILGMIVLIFQAILLAHGGLTTLGANTFSMAIAGPFVSFGIYKLLKMLKVNKLVSIFLAAMIGDLFTYCATAIQLALAYPSEAGGVFASTVKFLGVFAPTQLPLAIIEGILTTVIIITLETYALPELKAIGFSKEVQ
- a CDS encoding energy-coupling factor ABC transporter substrate-binding protein, encoding MTSKNKTIVATLLILAFLIAAVPLFALKGAEFGGSDDAGSQMISEIQGTEYEPWFTPVMETFIDGELPGEVESLLFCIQTGIGVGVLAFFMGRFVERKKWQEKGK
- a CDS encoding ABC-F family ATP-binding cassette domain-containing protein; this encodes MISAHNVTLRLGKKALFEEVNIKFTEGNCYGMIGANGAGKSTFLKILSGELEPTNGDIVITPGQRLSFLKQDHFKYDGFQVLDTVIMGNARLYEIMKEKDAIYMKEDFTDEDGIKAADLEGEFATMNGWEAESDAANLLNGLGIDTDLHYKYMSELNGAEKVKVLLAQALFGNPDILLLDEPTNHLDLDAIAWLEEFLINFENTVIVVSHDRYFLNKVCTHIADIDYSKIQLYAGNYDFWYESSQLMVKQMKEANRKKEEKIKELQEFIQRFSANASKSKQATSRKRALEKIELDDIKPSSRKYPYIDFRPAREIGNEVISVNNLSKTIDGVKVLDNISFTLTREDKVALVGPNEMAKTILFKILSGEMEPDEGDYKWGLTTSQCYFPKDNTAEFANDDTIVDWLTQYSPEKEATYVRGFLGRMLFAGEDGVKKVRVLSGGEKVRCMLSKLMISGANVLMLDEPTDHLDMESITALNNGLVKFQGVLIFSSRDHQIVETTANRIMEIVNGQLIDKITTYDEYLASDEMARKRQVFTLTEEQVEENK
- a CDS encoding PTS transporter subunit EIIC, encoding MSKERQTAEQILLHIGGQENILNVEHCATRLRLVLKDETKFNKKEIEAIDGVKGSFLASGQHQIILGTGFVNKVFAEVIDITKMDNGKMIPKSEAAAVHMNVFQKASRLLGDVFLPIIPILVATGLFMGLRSLITNLGVELDPTFLALSQVLIDTAFAFLPALVTYSVMKRSGASPALGIVIGLMLVAPQLPNANQVASGKIDPIYLSLLGLNIPILGYQGSVLPALMLGVISAKIEKWLRKVVPDVLDLIITPFVTLFSSMVIGLVVIGPIMHIVEKGLVEAISFLMNIPLGIGGFVVGALQQAVVITGLHHTFKALEVELLANTGSNPFNALVCGAIVAQGAAGIAAALKTRNKKQKSLYLTSVLPAFLGITEPLIFGGNLPRLTPFICGCIGGGFAGMFSSFVGLAGTGMSITALPGILLYLNGQLGKYLIACAIGFVVAFVLTYIFYKTEE
- a CDS encoding LacI family DNA-binding transcriptional regulator — its product is MVTMEEVAKAAHVSRATVSRVLSNHPSIKMETRSNVMYWVKKLGYEPNQVAQSLAGNRTNIIGVLFSDLSNPLYASLMTAIVHEAEKYGYNVILGDAQRERARETNIINGFKRRKVDGIIVRPIGTPNKKLYSGINIPMVSLFKQTEKKNIIISSEEGGIQVARHFLELGHKNIGYIGPLKSLAGNNKLEGFRSELDKSGLKLKAVLECNQHETVENQRAYEIISQYFKTHDPGKISAWFAHSDIAASDVIKSLAEHGLQVPKDAIVCGYNNTLLAKKMIPTLSSVASPIEEIAGKAVSMVLNGIDGNTEEELINLSPRLVIRESTSRGLFK
- a CDS encoding ROK family protein, encoding MEYCLGIDIGGTFIKYALADETYHIVDRWKAKTQKFDSIHEFYDYICSNIRDLNSIKNIGVSAPGLIDENSNVKSYAAANVCIMKDSNVNCEIGKRTNKKVATINDAKSAGLCEFKIGNAKGSRSSAFLIIGTGTGGCLCDEKGVIYGKDGYAGEFHHLPFMNFKTGALDCQGDYCSMTALIKIYNSKLTSEDKVIYGNEVCDKYLHGDITAKEAVDEWINNISIQLLTIAVFYNPEIICIGGGVSEEAWFIKAVREKFQSTCKSYFKGEEFITTRIDKCSYNNDSNILGAIIHVNEMHI